The Syngnathus typhle isolate RoL2023-S1 ecotype Sweden linkage group LG3, RoL_Styp_1.0, whole genome shotgun sequence genome window below encodes:
- the lrrtm1 gene encoding leucine-rich repeat transmembrane neuronal protein 1, whose amino-acid sequence MLMDFLLIGLYLKWPVKKPPVLILFSLGIFLRMVPMAEGVCPRLCRCDSKLLYCEGLNLTDIPQNLSSAMGLSMRENNLTELREGQLAGLSQLTWLYLDHNNIDIVEEAAFDKLRRVKELDLSSNRIETLPNGTFRPLPNLRILDISYNRLQALEPDLFHGLRKLTNLHLRYNALKFVPVRIFQDCRSMQFLDLGYNQLQSLARNSFAGLFKLTELHLEHNELVKVNLAHFPRLISLRTLYMHNNRATIVVNTLEWTWHFLDKIDLSANEIEYIEPHVFESAPNLKVLMLDSNRLTSVDQRILDSWSSLNSITLGGNDWECGRNVCALASWLSAFRGQRDNSLLCSSPDTAQGEDVLDAVYAFQLCEDPPLEVTSAGLYASTRDLVQGGSVFLGPFTPNPYDGEGGEVVTSSFTVTVGHDDLESTMQIHKVVTGTMALIFSFLIIVLMLYVSWKCFPAGIRQLRQCFSSQRRKQKQKQNMQQMATISTPEYYVDYKPNHIEGALVIINEYGSCTCQQQPSRECEV is encoded by the coding sequence ATGCTGATGGATTTCCTTTTAATTGGACTGTATTTAAAGTGGCCAGTGAAGAAGCCCCCTGTGTTGATTCTGTTTTCATTGGGCATTTTTTTAAGAATGGTTCCCATGGCGGAGGGGGTTTGCCCCAGACTGTGCCGCTGCGACAGCAAGCTGCTGTACTGTGAGGGCTTGAACCTCACAGACATTCCCCAAAATCTGAGCAGTGCCATGGGCTTGTCCATGAGAGAGAACAACTTGACTGAACTACGTGAAGGACAACTGGCCGGCTTGTCGCAGCTCACCTGGCTCTACCTTGACCACAACAACATTGACATTGTCGAGGAGGCTGCGTTTGACAAGCTAAGGCGGGTCAAGGAATTAGACCTGAGCAGCAACCGGATTGAGACTCTGCCAAATGGTACCTTTAGGCCCCTCCCAAATTTGCGCATCCTGGACATCTCCTACAACAGGCTGCAGGCCCTCGAGCCTGACTTGTTCCATGGCCTTCGAAAGCTCACCAATCTGCATTTGCGCTACAACGCTCTCAAATTTGTGCCAGTACGGATTTTCCAAGACTGCCGGAGCATGCAGTTTCTCGACTTGGGATACAACCAACTGCAAAGTCTGGCACGGAACTCCTTTGCCGGACTCTTCAAGTTGACAGAGTTGCATCTTGAGCACAACGAGCTGGTTAAAGTCAACCTTGCCCATTTCCCTCGCCTGATCTCATTACGTACCCTGTATATGCACAACAATCGCGCAACCATTGTTGTCAACACCCTGGAATGGACATGGCATTTCTTGGATAAGATTGACTTGTCTGCCAATGAAATTGAGTACATAGAGCCACATGTTTTTGAGAGTGCACCCAACCTCAAGGTATTGATGCTAGACTCCAATCGGCTGACTTCTGTGGATCAGCGCATCTTGGATTCATGGTCCTCCCTGAACAGCATCACCCTGGGAGGGAACGACTGGGAGTGCGGCCGTAACGTTTGTGCCTTGGCCTCTTGGTTGAGTGCCTTTCGAGGGCAACGTGACAATTCACTGCTGTGTTCAAGCCCAGACACCGCACAAGGCGAGGATGTCTTGGATGCCGTCTATGCTTTTCAGCTCTGCGAAGATCCCCCACTGGAAGTTACGTCAGCGGGTCTGTATGCCTCCACAAGAGACCTGGTCCAAGGTGGCTCTGTGTTCCTTGGCCCCTTTACACCCAACCCTTATGATGGTGAGGGCGGTGAAGTGGTCACCAGTTCTTTCACTGTCACAGTGGGACATGACGACCTGGAGAGTACCATGCAGATCCACAAGGTTGTGACTGGCACAATGGCACTCATCTTTTCCTTCCTCATCATTGTACTCATGTTGTATGTGTCATGGAAGTGCTTTCCAGCCGGAATAAGAcaattaaggcagtgcttcagCAGTCAGCGTCGTAAACAGAAGCAGAAGCAAAACATGCAGCAGATGGCTACGATTTCTACGCCGGAGTACTATGTTGACTATAAGCCCAACCATATTGAGGGAGCTCTGGTAATCATAAATGAATATGGCTCCTGTACTTGCCAACAGCAACCTTCTCGGGAATGCGAGGTGTGA